The genomic window GACAACCGGCTGGAGATAGCGCAGCGCTATGGCGCCACCATCGTCGACGCCCGCGAAGAGAATGCCGTCGAGCGGCTGCGGGAAGCCACGGGCGGAGAGGGGGTGGATGCGGTCATCGAGGCGATCGGAAACCCGGCGACCTTCCAGCAGGCCCTGCGGTCCGTTCGCCGCGGTGGGACGGTCTCGGTAGTCGGTCTCTTCCCGGCCCCGGTGGAGTTCCCCTTGAACGAACTCGCTTACTACGGCGTGCGCATCAACATGGGACTCGGGAGCCTTGCCCATATGCCGCAGTTGATGGGCCTGCTCGAAGCGGGCCGGGTCGACCTCACGCCGCTCGCGACGCACTCGTTCGCTCTCGAGGATGCAGTCGAGGCCTATGACCTTTTCGAAAACCGCAAGGACGCCTGTATCAAAGTCATCCTGAAGCCTTGACCTCAAACGTGCAGCACGGCACTCCGTCCCCGATCGGTCTCTCCGAGCGGAGGTCATTTTGAAAGAGCAGACTGTTCGGTGATTCAAGCTGCCCTTTGGGGAGGTCGGATGCGCAGCGTGCCGGCGGCAGGCATCTGCCGTCGGCATATTCGCATACGGATCCCCCTCAGGCCGGGACCGGAATACGGCTCGGCACCACCATCACCTGGGCATTCGGCAGCGTCTGTTTGAGGCCGGCTTCCAGGTGGTCTATCAGGTTGTACACCTCTTTCATCTGTCTTTGCCGGTCGAATTCCAGAAACAGTTCGATGAAGATATGGCTGCCGGACCGGCGGGTGCGGAAGCCATGAATTTGTTCATAGGCATCGAAATTGGCGGCCAGTTCACGCAGGATCAGGAGCAGGTCTCGCTCGTCGAGGCTCCGGTCGAGCAGGTCGCCGATCGAACCGGAAAAGACGTCGCGAGTGGATTTGAGGAAGCTCAGGAGGAGGATGGAGGTGGCGCCAACGTCCAGAAAGCGCGTCCAGGGAGCGCCGTGAAAGATCAAGGCGAGGCCGACGGCCAGGATAATGAGCAGGTCCTCGAGGGCGCCCATCCGGGCCATGCGCCACATGGCGCCGAAGATGGGGGAGTGCTCGGTTCGGCTGAGGCGCAGGTTGCGGATCCATAGCCAGATGGAGACCACGCAGGAGACGCTCGTCAGGAGCATTGCCAGCAGGCCGCCATGCTGCTCCGCGGGGTGGCGGACCTTCATGAGGGTCTCATAGCCGATGAAAACGGCCGCGAGCAGCATGGCGATTCCGACCACCATGCTCGAGATGGTTTCCAGACGCCCGAATCCGTATGTGTTGCGGAGGTCGGTGCGATGCGTCATGCGCTTGACCGTGTACAGAGACAGACCCGAGGCGAGGGCGGCGGTCAGGGCGATGACGAAATTTGCGACGAACACCAGGGAATTGGAGGTGAGCATTCCGACGGTGGAGGCGCCGACCGTGTAGAGTTCCATGGCGAGGGTGACCGCCAGCAGGCGGATCTTGGTGGCATTGGAAACAGCTGCAGAAAAACCGCTCATGGTATGACCTCGAATACTATCCGAATCTTTTTTACGCCGACAGGCGGGATGCGGGGCTTGTCCGATCCCTGACCGAAAAGAAATAGACCCTGGCACGCTGTTGAAAGACGCCCGTCTGCTCTATGATGCTCATCCCATGTCAACAGGGTCGCACTTTAAGGTGCGTCTCACCCCACAGCATTTCGCAAGTCCTGTATCCGGACGATTTTCAACAGCGCGCCATACGGGTTTTTAAAACGCTGATAGGGCACTTGGATCATCCTATCTTTTCCATTTGGAAATGGTCTTCTTGGTTAATCTCTGCGTCAACCTGCGTGTTTGCTTGTGCGGCGACCTGCAGGTCGCCGCACAAGCAAGGACTGGCTTTCTTCGATGTTGGCCAAACCGGGACCCCGCCCCGCAGGGGTGGGACAGAGCACGCGCAGCGTGTGAAGAGAAATCCTCATTTCCGGATTGGAAACCGGTTTCGAAGGGGAGATCATTTCCGGATTAAACCTAGATCTTTTATCAGAAGAATTTGAATGATGGGGAAAAAAAAGAAAGGCACCGAAAACAGGGACGAAAAAAAACTATTTTTGAGGATCCGGAAACCTTGCGGTGATTAGGGCTGCCTATGGGCAGGGCCCGGATCAAAGGTCCCGCACGGCAGGAGCAGACGACATGCCTGAAGGGCGATCTCCTCCGATGCACAGGGGTGCCAGGGCCGGATTTATGTCTACTCTCAGGAAATCGCTGGGGAGGCTCGGGCGGACACCTATCGGAACTGAGCATAGTTTCTCCGGAAATGATTTCCAGGTAGAACCCGGTTTCCGATCCGGAAATGAGGGTTTTTGGCCACTATCAAAGAAATCCATCCTTTGCGCGGAGGCGACCTGCAGGTCGCCGCACAATCAAACGTGCAGATTGATGTCGAGATTGGCCAAAAAGACCATTTCCGGATGGAAACGAGCATAAATTCACCAGATATACGGGGCAGCGGAATGTATGAGAGCAGAATAAAAAATACCTGATAGAAAACCGTGATTTTCCTGATGGACGCAGGAAAAATCTTACATTATGCTTTGACATAATGCCTGAACGGGACATGTTTCAGGAATCGAAAAGTGTGTGATTGGTGTGAGATTTTAAAGAAATTTTAATAAATATTACATTCGATTTACATTTTCTTTCTGCTTTTTCCCCGCATTAATTTATAAACATCCCAATTCTGTGATTTATAATTCGATCAGGGTAAAATGCGAACTGATTGAGCTAGAGATCAGTCTGTTTTGGGTACAGCGGGTCACAAAGGGCTTCCGAACCTGATGAGTGTCCATGCGGAGATAGTTTTTCAGTGCAACCCGCTTTCCAATCCGGAAATGAGGATTTTTCCTTCCAGGCGGCGCGTGGTCAGTCTCGTCCCCCTGGGGCGGAAGCCGGATGCTCACCTTCTCCGTGAACTCAGTCCCATTCCTTCGCGGCGGATCCTGGTTCCTCCCACGCTGCGCGTGCTCAAACCCATTCCTGCAGGGCGGGTTCCCGGTTTGGTTAACATCGGTGAAATCCAGCGCTTGCGAGGAGGCGACCTGCAGCCGCACAGGGAACCGTGCAGACGGAGGCCGAGATCGGCCAAAAAGACCATTTCCGAAGGAAGACCAAGAAAGGGAAGGATCGCTGCAAAGAGATGTGTGTTGATTACGAACACGCTTTGCAGCGAGGAATTTGCGGTGCAGCCCATGAAGGGATAACGCCATGAATATCATGGTGATTCAGATAGGAGAATAGGAGGCATACCATGAGTGACGATGGCAAATGTGGTCGTATTCTCCTGGTTGATAACGAACCGAATTCAAGGGAGGTCTTGGCTGCGATTCTCTCTGAAGAAAATCACCAAGTGCTTCAAGCTCGCGATGGAGAAGAGGCCATCAAAATTATTGAGAAAAACGCTTTAGAT from Desulfatiglans anilini DSM 4660 includes these protein-coding regions:
- a CDS encoding cation diffusion facilitator family transporter → MSGFSAAVSNATKIRLLAVTLAMELYTVGASTVGMLTSNSLVFVANFVIALTAALASGLSLYTVKRMTHRTDLRNTYGFGRLETISSMVVGIAMLLAAVFIGYETLMKVRHPAEQHGGLLAMLLTSVSCVVSIWLWIRNLRLSRTEHSPIFGAMWRMARMGALEDLLIILAVGLALIFHGAPWTRFLDVGATSILLLSFLKSTRDVFSGSIGDLLDRSLDERDLLLILRELAANFDAYEQIHGFRTRRSGSHIFIELFLEFDRQRQMKEVYNLIDHLEAGLKQTLPNAQVMVVPSRIPVPA